One part of the Dysidea avara chromosome 10, odDysAvar1.4, whole genome shotgun sequence genome encodes these proteins:
- the LOC136237076 gene encoding 15-hydroxyprostaglandin dehydrogenase [NAD(+)]-like: MASLFNKVALVTGAAKGIGLAISKALLEKTGKVALLDIQEEAGQEACETLRKVYGKDKVTFYKCDVTSAENLRSVFEKIVAKFGKLDIVVNNAGVADEINWRKAVDINLSAVIQGTYLGIEFMSQQNSGRGGSVINISSFAGLMPEPVAPVYSATKAGVVAFTESLRSIAKSDGVRVNCVCPTFADTDMGKVALKVDRIKEIVKHGALLSPELVADAVLLLVQDTSKAGAVARVTPRNGIDFHKLDRKPLFMLMQKL, translated from the exons ATGGCGTCTTTGTTTAATAAAGTTGCTTTGGTCACTGGTGCTGCCAAGGGAATCGGCCTTGCCATAAGTAAAGCGTTGCTAGAGAAAACAGGAAAG GTCGCTCTGCTCGACATCCAAGAGGAAGCAGGCCAAGAAGCTTGTGAAACACTGCGCAAGGTATACGGCAAGGACAAGGTGACGTTTTACAAGTGTGACGTCACTTCAGCAGAGAACCTT AGATCTGTTTTCGAGAAGATTGTAGCAAAATTTGGCAAGCTAGACATAGTAGTGAACAATGCTGGAGTTGCAGATGAAATAAACTGGCGGAAGGCAGTAGATATTAACTTG TCAGCGGTGATCCAGGGAACATATTTAGGTATTGAATTTATGTCACAACAAAACAGTGGTAGAGGTGGATCAGTAATTAACATATCATCTTTTGCAG GTTTGATGCCAGAACCAGTGGCACCAGTGTACAGTGCAACCAAGGCTGGAGTAGTAGCATTCACTGAATCGTTACGT TCAATTGCCAAAAGCGATGGAGTCAGAGTTAACTGTGTCTGTCCCACTTTTGCTGATACTGACATGGGGAAAGTGGCATTGAAAGTAGACAGGATTAAGGAAATAGTAAAGCACGGAGCACTATTGAG TCCAGAGCTGGTTGCTGATGCAGTCTTATTGTTGGTGCAAGATACAAGCAAGGCTGGAGCTGTAGCCAGAGTGACCCCTCGTAATGGAATCGACTTTCACAAATTAGACAGGAAGCCACTATTTATGTTAATGCAAAAACTGTAG